Proteins from one Catenulispora sp. GP43 genomic window:
- the yajC gene encoding preprotein translocase subunit YajC, giving the protein MGSPVFLIWIVLIGAMFYFMMIRPQKRARAQQSDMLQHLQPGAQVRTTAQIMGTIVEVGDDWAIVETTPGTRIKFGKPAIVGIIMDDEAETEAEAGTEDGADAPTPGGIGDAPHGVQDAVPAQDSAPADAEPAVKAEDASAGQTASADASEEVKDAEPAKS; this is encoded by the coding sequence ATGGGATCTCCCGTCTTCCTGATCTGGATCGTCCTGATCGGGGCCATGTTCTACTTCATGATGATCCGTCCGCAGAAGCGGGCGCGGGCGCAGCAGTCCGACATGCTGCAGCACCTCCAGCCCGGCGCCCAGGTCCGGACCACCGCCCAGATCATGGGCACGATCGTCGAGGTCGGTGACGACTGGGCCATCGTGGAGACCACCCCGGGGACGCGCATCAAGTTCGGCAAGCCCGCGATCGTCGGCATCATCATGGACGACGAGGCCGAGACCGAGGCCGAGGCCGGTACCGAGGACGGCGCGGACGCGCCGACCCCCGGCGGCATCGGCGACGCGCCGCACGGCGTCCAGGACGCGGTGCCGGCCCAGGACAGCGCTCCGGCCGACGCCGAGCCCGCCGTGAAGGCCGAGGACGCCTCGGCCGGGCAGACCGCGTCCGCGGACGCCTCCGAGGAGGTCAAGGACGCCGAGCCGGCGAAGTCGTGA
- the ruvB gene encoding Holliday junction branch migration DNA helicase RuvB: MDPEPSQEHFRRTAAVDHETERLVSGTAVTGDAEEQAAEAALRPKRLAEFVGQPKVRDQLSLVLDAARMRQGAPDHILLSGPPGLGKTTLSMIIANELQVPIRITSGPAIQHAGDLAAILSSLSDGEVLFVDEIHRMSRPAEEMLYMAMEDFRVDVIVGKGPGATAIPLELPPFTLVGATTRSGLLPAPLRDRFGFTAHLEFYAAADLEYVVNRSARLLNVRIDADGAKELAGRSRGTPRIANRLLRRVRDYAEVKADGAVDLGIARAALDVYEVDERGLDRLDRAVLHALLKLFGGGPVGLSTLAVAVGEESETVEEVAEPFLVREGLLARTPRGRIATAAAWAHFGLSAP, translated from the coding sequence ATGGATCCCGAGCCGTCCCAAGAACACTTCAGGAGAACCGCCGCCGTGGACCACGAAACCGAACGCCTCGTCTCCGGCACCGCCGTCACCGGCGACGCCGAGGAGCAGGCGGCCGAGGCGGCGCTGCGGCCCAAGCGGCTGGCCGAGTTCGTCGGCCAGCCCAAGGTGCGCGACCAGCTCTCGCTGGTGCTGGACGCGGCCCGGATGCGCCAGGGCGCCCCGGACCACATCCTGCTGTCCGGGCCGCCCGGGCTGGGCAAGACCACGCTGTCCATGATCATCGCCAACGAGCTGCAGGTGCCGATCCGCATCACCTCCGGGCCGGCCATCCAGCACGCCGGGGACCTGGCGGCGATCCTGTCCTCGCTGTCCGACGGCGAGGTGCTGTTCGTCGACGAGATCCACCGCATGTCCCGGCCCGCCGAGGAGATGCTCTACATGGCGATGGAGGACTTCCGGGTCGACGTGATCGTCGGCAAGGGCCCCGGAGCCACCGCGATCCCGCTGGAGCTGCCGCCGTTCACCCTGGTCGGCGCCACCACGCGCTCCGGGCTGCTGCCGGCGCCGCTGCGCGACCGCTTCGGCTTCACCGCGCACCTGGAGTTCTACGCCGCCGCCGATCTGGAGTACGTGGTCAACCGCTCGGCGCGGCTGCTGAACGTGCGGATCGACGCCGATGGCGCGAAAGAGCTGGCGGGACGCTCGCGCGGCACCCCGCGCATCGCCAACCGGCTGCTGCGCCGGGTCCGCGACTACGCCGAGGTGAAGGCCGACGGCGCGGTGGACCTGGGGATCGCCAGGGCCGCCCTGGACGTCTACGAGGTGGACGAGCGCGGCCTGGACCGGCTGGACCGCGCGGTGCTGCACGCCCTGCTCAAGCTGTTCGGCGGCGGCCCGGTGGGGCTGTCCACGCTGGCCGTGGCGGTGGGGGAGGAGTCCGAGACGGTCGAGGAGGTGGCCGAGCCGTTCCTGGTCCGTGAGGGCCTGCTGGCCCGCACCCCGCGGGGTCGGATCGCGACCGCCGCGGCGTGGGCACATTTCGGGCTCAGCGCACCGTGA
- the ruvA gene encoding Holliday junction branch migration protein RuvA → MIAFVSGPVAAVTPTSAVVEVGGVGMLVHCGPGTLAALTVGEKAKLFTAMVVREDSLTLYGFATDDERGVFELLQTASGIGPKVAQAMLSVHAPDTLRTIFMTGDEAALTQVPGIGKKGAQRLLLELKERLGPPTGAVPGQAQNGWSRAGLGSWRVQLLEALTGLGWSAREADDAVTAVSPLAAEQEAAGQTVQLGPLLKAALRTMKK, encoded by the coding sequence GTGATCGCCTTCGTGTCCGGCCCGGTGGCCGCGGTGACCCCGACCAGCGCGGTGGTCGAGGTCGGCGGCGTGGGGATGCTCGTGCACTGCGGTCCCGGCACGCTGGCCGCGCTGACCGTCGGTGAGAAGGCGAAGCTGTTCACCGCGATGGTGGTCCGCGAGGACTCGCTGACCCTGTACGGCTTCGCCACCGACGACGAGCGCGGCGTCTTCGAACTCTTGCAGACCGCCAGCGGCATCGGCCCGAAGGTGGCGCAGGCGATGCTCTCGGTCCACGCGCCCGACACGCTGCGGACGATCTTCATGACCGGCGACGAGGCGGCGCTGACCCAGGTGCCGGGCATCGGCAAGAAGGGCGCGCAGCGGCTGCTGCTGGAGCTCAAGGAGCGGCTGGGTCCGCCCACCGGCGCGGTGCCGGGGCAGGCGCAGAACGGCTGGAGCCGCGCGGGACTGGGCTCCTGGCGGGTGCAGCTGCTGGAGGCGCTGACCGGGCTGGGCTGGTCGGCGCGCGAGGCCGACGACGCGGTCACGGCGGTGAGTCCGCTGGCCGCCGAGCAGGAGGCGGCAGGGCAGACGGTGCAGCTGGGGCCGCTGCTGAAGGCGGCACTGCGGACGATGAAGAAGTAG
- the ruvC gene encoding crossover junction endodeoxyribonuclease RuvC, with protein sequence MRVLGVDPGLTRCGVGVVEGTPGRPLTLVGVGVIRTSATMDLPLRLLAVEQGLEEWFAEHRPEAVAVERVFSQHNVSTVMGTAQASAVAMLVAARHGLPVALHTPSEVKAAISGSGRADKSQVGMMVARVLRLTEPPKPADAADAAALAICHIWRGTAQNRLAAAIAKQR encoded by the coding sequence GTGCGGGTGCTGGGGGTCGATCCGGGGTTGACGCGGTGCGGCGTGGGGGTCGTCGAGGGCACGCCCGGGCGGCCGCTGACCCTGGTCGGGGTCGGCGTCATCCGCACCTCGGCGACCATGGACCTGCCGCTGCGGCTGCTGGCCGTCGAGCAGGGGCTCGAGGAGTGGTTCGCCGAGCACCGGCCCGAGGCGGTGGCCGTCGAGCGGGTATTCAGCCAGCACAACGTCAGCACCGTGATGGGCACCGCGCAGGCCAGCGCGGTGGCGATGCTGGTCGCCGCGCGGCACGGGCTGCCCGTGGCGCTGCACACGCCCAGCGAGGTGAAGGCGGCCATCAGCGGGTCGGGGCGGGCGGACAAGAGCCAGGTCGGGATGATGGTGGCGCGGGTGTTGCGGCTCACCGAGCCGCCCAAGCCCGCCGACGCCGCGGACGCCGCGGCGCTGGCCATCTGCCACATCTGGCGGGGGACGGCGCAGAACCGGCTGGCCGCGGCGATCGCGAAGCAGCGGTGA
- a CDS encoding YebC/PmpR family DNA-binding transcriptional regulator, with amino-acid sequence MSGHSKWATTKHKKAVIDAKRGKLFARLIKNIEVAAKTGGGDVTGNPTLFDAVQKAKKNSVPADNIDRAIKRGSGAEAGGADWQTIMYEGYAPNGVAVLIECLTDNRNRAASEVRVAMTRNGGSMADPGSVAYMFTRKGVVIVPKAESLTEDDILVAVLEAGAEEVNDLGESFEVVSEAGDLIPVRTALQGAGIDYESAESSFLPSVQVELDEDGARKVFRLIEALEDSDDVQNVYANFDVSDEVMEKIDA; translated from the coding sequence ATGTCCGGCCACTCCAAATGGGCGACCACCAAGCACAAGAAGGCGGTCATCGACGCCAAGCGCGGCAAGCTGTTCGCCCGGCTGATCAAGAACATCGAGGTCGCGGCCAAGACCGGCGGCGGAGATGTGACGGGTAACCCCACGCTCTTCGACGCGGTCCAGAAGGCCAAGAAGAACTCGGTCCCGGCCGACAACATCGACCGCGCGATCAAGCGCGGGTCGGGCGCGGAGGCCGGCGGCGCCGACTGGCAGACCATCATGTACGAGGGCTACGCCCCGAACGGCGTGGCGGTCCTGATCGAGTGCCTGACCGACAACCGCAACCGCGCCGCCTCCGAGGTGCGGGTGGCCATGACCCGCAACGGCGGCTCGATGGCCGACCCGGGCTCGGTGGCGTACATGTTCACGCGCAAGGGCGTGGTGATCGTCCCCAAGGCCGAGAGCCTGACCGAGGACGACATCCTGGTGGCGGTGCTCGAGGCCGGCGCCGAGGAGGTCAACGACCTCGGCGAGTCCTTCGAGGTGGTCAGCGAGGCCGGGGACCTGATCCCGGTGCGCACCGCGCTGCAGGGCGCCGGGATCGACTACGAGTCGGCCGAGTCCTCCTTCCTGCCCTCGGTGCAGGTGGAGCTGGACGAGGACGGCGCGCGCAAGGTGTTCCGGCTCATCGAGGCCCTGGAGGACAGCGACGACGTGCAGAACGTCTACGCCAACTTCGACGTCTCCGACGAGGTCATGGAGAAGATCGACGCCTGA
- the pdxT gene encoding pyridoxal 5'-phosphate synthase glutaminase subunit PdxT: MAETDKTIGVLALQGDFREHVASLKAIGAATALVRRPADLDAVDALVVPGGESTAMWKLATNADMFVPVRKRIAEGMPVFGTCAGMIMLADRITDAATGQETFGGLPITVRRNAFGRQTESFEEPIAFEGIGELTGVFIRAPWVEELDEGVEVLARVTSGPAIGRIVAVRQGNLLATSFHPELTADRRVHEYFVAMVRDRDAA; encoded by the coding sequence ATGGCAGAGACGGACAAGACGATCGGCGTGCTCGCGCTGCAAGGCGACTTCCGCGAGCACGTCGCGTCCCTGAAGGCGATCGGCGCGGCCACCGCGCTGGTCCGGCGTCCGGCCGACCTGGACGCGGTCGACGCGCTCGTCGTCCCGGGCGGGGAGTCCACCGCGATGTGGAAGCTCGCCACCAACGCCGACATGTTCGTCCCGGTCCGCAAGCGGATCGCCGAGGGCATGCCGGTGTTCGGCACCTGTGCCGGGATGATCATGCTGGCCGACCGGATCACCGACGCGGCCACCGGTCAGGAGACCTTCGGCGGGCTGCCGATCACCGTGCGGCGCAACGCTTTCGGGCGGCAGACCGAGTCCTTCGAGGAGCCGATCGCCTTCGAAGGCATCGGGGAACTGACCGGTGTCTTCATCCGCGCGCCGTGGGTGGAGGAGCTCGACGAGGGTGTCGAGGTGCTGGCTCGCGTCACCAGTGGCCCGGCTATCGGTAGGATCGTCGCGGTCCGGCAGGGAAACCTGCTGGCGACGTCCTTCCATCCGGAGCTGACCGCGGACCGCCGGGTCCACGAGTATTTCGTGGCGATGGTGCGGGACCGTGACGCAGCCTGA
- the pdxS gene encoding pyridoxal 5'-phosphate synthase lyase subunit PdxS: MSVNENSAQAPAVGTARVKRGMAEMLKGGVIMDVVTPEQAKIAEDAGAVAVMALERVPADIRKDGGVARMSDPDMVDGIIEAVSIPVMAKARIGHFVEAQVLQALGVDYIDESEVLTPADETHHIDKWAFTVPFVCGATNLGEALRRIAEGAAMIRSKGEAGTGNVVEATRHMRQLRADIRRLTTLDESELFLAAKNHQAPYELVKEVAATGKLPVVLFTAGGIATPADAAMMMQLGAEGVFVGSGIFKSGDPEKRAKAIVEATTHYDDADLIAKVSRNLGEAIVGINLDTLPAEQRYASRGW, from the coding sequence GTGTCCGTGAACGAGAACAGCGCGCAGGCCCCCGCGGTCGGTACCGCCCGCGTCAAGCGCGGCATGGCCGAGATGCTCAAGGGCGGCGTGATCATGGACGTCGTCACCCCCGAGCAGGCCAAGATCGCCGAGGACGCCGGCGCGGTCGCGGTCATGGCGCTGGAGCGGGTGCCCGCCGACATCCGCAAGGACGGCGGCGTGGCGCGGATGAGCGACCCGGACATGGTCGACGGCATCATCGAGGCCGTCTCCATCCCGGTCATGGCCAAGGCCCGGATCGGCCACTTCGTCGAGGCCCAGGTGCTGCAGGCGCTCGGCGTGGACTACATCGACGAGTCCGAGGTGCTGACCCCGGCCGACGAGACCCACCACATCGACAAGTGGGCGTTCACCGTCCCCTTCGTCTGCGGCGCCACCAACCTCGGCGAGGCCTTGCGCCGCATCGCCGAGGGCGCGGCGATGATCCGCTCCAAGGGCGAGGCCGGCACCGGCAACGTGGTCGAGGCCACCCGGCACATGCGCCAGCTGCGGGCCGACATCCGCAGGCTCACCACCCTGGACGAGTCCGAGCTGTTCCTGGCCGCCAAGAACCACCAGGCGCCCTACGAGCTGGTCAAGGAGGTCGCGGCCACCGGCAAGCTGCCGGTCGTGCTGTTCACCGCCGGCGGCATCGCCACCCCGGCCGACGCCGCGATGATGATGCAGCTCGGCGCCGAGGGCGTGTTCGTGGGCTCGGGCATCTTCAAGTCCGGCGACCCGGAGAAGCGCGCCAAGGCCATCGTCGAGGCCACCACGCACTACGACGACGCGGACCTGATCGCCAAGGTCTCGCGCAACCTCGGCGAGGCGATCGTCGGGATCAACCTGGACACGCTGCCGGCCGAGCAGCGCTACGCCTCGCGCGGCTGGTAA